Below is a genomic region from Chthoniobacterales bacterium.
CCTGGGCGTAGACGAGTTCTCGGACGCCGGTGATCGCCTTGCGCATGGACGGGCTGTCCGCGGCGAGGATCTTTCCCACGAAGGCTCGCGGATTTAGCGCGCTTGCTCCGGACGCCACGCGGTCGCCGCTGAGCGCGCTGACGGATCTCACGAAGGGGCCGGGCGCGACCGGGTCGGGAAGGACGGCGAACCACGTCGCGTGGTAGGAGTGCTCGTGGTGCACGCGCAACGGGTGCAGGCTGTGATCTCCGGGCGAGAGGCGGCAGTTCTCCACGGCGACCAGCTCGCCGTCGACGGTGAGTCGCGTGCGGCAGCGCACTTTCTCGAAGGCGAAGACTTCCCCGCTGGCGACGCGGCCAGGGGCGAGGCAGTCCACGAAGAGCAGGCCACCATTGCCGGTGACCTCCAGCGTGCTCTCCTGCTCGTAGCGGGAACCGGCCTGGGCGATGAGCATCTCCGGACAGACCTCGAGCCAGCCCCCGGCATCGACGGTGAACCGCTGGCGGACGTGCGCGGCGGGCTCATCCGCGCGCGCCCGATGGACGCGGCTCGCGCTGGGACTGGTGAAGAGCGCGCTCGCGGCAGGGCGGGCGGCGACGGAAATCTCGACGGTGTCGCCGGAAAAGAGACCGGCGGTGGGGTTCACCGCATTGATGATGAGCGTGCGGCCGTCCCAATGCGGCTTGCTGAGGTGCATGGGCGCGGCAAAGGATTGCGCGCCGACAAAGGTGCGGCCGGTGGCGGCATCGCGCTCGCAGACGAGGTGCAGGTGCCCATGCAAGGCCGCGCCGGCGGTCATGCGAAGAGGTATTCGCGCCGCAGCC
It encodes:
- a CDS encoding urease accessory protein UreD, which codes for MTAGAALHGHLHLVCERDAATGRTFVGAQSFAAPMHLSKPHWDGRTLIINAVNPTAGLFSGDTVEISVAARPAASALFTSPSASRVHRARADEPAAHVRQRFTVDAGGWLEVCPEMLIAQAGSRYEQESTLEVTGNGGLLFVDCLAPGRVASGEVFAFEKVRCRTRLTVDGELVAVENCRLSPGDHSLHPLRVHHEHSYHATWFAVLPDPVAPGPFVRSVSALSGDRVASGASALNPRAFVGKILAADSPSMRKAITGVRELVYAQAGRDLPLWRKL